A stretch of the Halorussus salinus genome encodes the following:
- the mbhE gene encoding hydrogen gas-evolving membrane-bound hydrogenase subunit E — MQPTPDPAASAVLAVVFLPFVAAAFVPLVYRALGERTAYYAAAVALACFGLVASQYGTHGTVSFPWIPSLGVSVSFYVDGLSLLIGFLASGVGVLILTYSGGYMHGEPGQPKYYAALLAFMGSMLGVAFAADLIALFVFWELTSLSSFILIGHYQRQKSSQYAARKSMLITVSGGLFMLVGFLLLHAVTGEFSIVYMLENPEFVQEQLRAEGLFLPVLGLVGVGAAAKSAQVPLHIWLPNAMEAPTPVSAFLHSATMVKAGVYLLGRFRPVLVSHEWELAFAILGLTTMTVAAILAVGATDIKELLAYSTASHLGLIVAGFGFVSELGGETGAFHIINHATFKAALFLVAGIVAHEAGTRKIDNLGGLKDDLPITAGIAVVASLGMAGVPPFNGFYSKELLFEAAWEAAHAAGGGLAYLYPAVAVFGSVFTFLYSIKFLMLFFGEKPTGLHKVHSPPKAMLAPPLLLGVLAGLVSIGGLLGTFDIHFAPFDDFVTEVWAATVPPGADLHGGFSYYIPDHVTPALAMSAVTIALGAAAYPFYDRLHRGVNAITDVNFLRANWYYDSTVFGVNDFSDTTAATVQNGLLRTYATWAMASVAALALAGYVASGVALPDFSGFAVTIPLALVLGVAIVGAVAVSIAPSHISGVLTLSILGFMVAVFYVLASAPDLALTQLVVETLLLVIFLLVLDKLPAFYGNAGRGKMIRDGVLSAVVGATVFVTVLVSTAATPDAPLADYFRDPALTVDQAGGHNIVNVILVDFRAFDTMGEIAVVAMAALSVLTLVAMRERGETQ; from the coding sequence GTGCAACCGACACCGGACCCGGCAGCGTCGGCGGTCCTCGCCGTCGTGTTCCTGCCGTTCGTAGCCGCGGCGTTCGTGCCGCTCGTCTACCGCGCGCTGGGCGAGCGCACCGCGTACTACGCGGCCGCGGTCGCGCTGGCCTGCTTCGGACTCGTGGCCAGCCAGTACGGCACCCACGGCACCGTGAGCTTCCCGTGGATACCCTCGCTCGGGGTCTCGGTGAGCTTCTACGTCGATGGCCTCTCGCTACTGATCGGCTTTCTGGCCAGCGGCGTCGGCGTGCTCATCCTGACCTACTCGGGCGGGTACATGCACGGCGAACCGGGCCAGCCCAAGTACTACGCGGCGCTGCTCGCGTTCATGGGGTCGATGCTCGGCGTGGCGTTCGCCGCCGACCTCATCGCACTGTTCGTGTTCTGGGAACTGACCAGCCTGTCGTCGTTCATCCTCATCGGTCACTACCAGCGCCAGAAGAGTTCGCAGTACGCCGCCCGCAAGTCGATGCTCATCACCGTCTCGGGCGGTCTGTTCATGCTCGTTGGCTTCCTGTTGCTCCACGCGGTCACGGGCGAGTTCAGCATCGTCTACATGCTGGAGAACCCCGAGTTCGTACAGGAGCAACTTCGGGCAGAAGGACTGTTCTTACCCGTCCTCGGTCTCGTCGGGGTCGGCGCGGCCGCCAAGTCCGCGCAGGTCCCGCTCCACATCTGGTTGCCGAACGCGATGGAGGCACCCACGCCGGTCTCGGCGTTCCTCCACTCGGCGACGATGGTCAAGGCGGGCGTCTACCTGCTGGGGCGCTTCCGCCCCGTGCTGGTCAGCCACGAGTGGGAACTCGCGTTCGCCATCTTGGGCCTGACGACGATGACCGTCGCCGCAATCTTGGCGGTCGGCGCGACAGATATCAAGGAACTGCTGGCGTACTCGACGGCCAGCCACCTCGGTCTCATCGTGGCCGGGTTCGGTTTCGTCTCGGAGTTGGGCGGCGAGACCGGCGCGTTCCACATCATCAACCACGCGACGTTCAAGGCCGCGCTGTTCCTCGTCGCCGGTATCGTCGCTCACGAGGCCGGAACGCGGAAGATAGACAACTTGGGCGGGCTGAAAGACGACCTGCCCATCACCGCCGGAATCGCGGTCGTCGCGTCGCTCGGGATGGCAGGGGTGCCGCCGTTCAACGGCTTCTACTCCAAGGAATTGCTGTTCGAGGCGGCGTGGGAGGCCGCGCACGCGGCCGGAGGAGGACTCGCCTACCTCTACCCCGCGGTCGCGGTCTTCGGGAGCGTCTTCACGTTCCTCTACTCCATCAAGTTCCTGATGCTGTTCTTCGGCGAGAAGCCCACGGGCCTCCACAAGGTCCACTCGCCGCCGAAGGCGATGCTCGCGCCGCCGCTCCTGCTCGGGGTGCTGGCGGGACTGGTCAGTATCGGCGGTCTCCTCGGCACGTTCGATATTCACTTCGCGCCGTTCGACGACTTCGTGACCGAAGTCTGGGCCGCCACTGTCCCGCCGGGAGCGGACCTCCACGGCGGGTTCAGCTACTACATCCCGGACCACGTTACCCCCGCACTGGCGATGAGCGCCGTGACCATCGCCCTCGGTGCGGCGGCCTACCCGTTCTACGACCGGCTCCATCGCGGTGTGAACGCGATTACGGACGTGAACTTCCTCCGCGCGAACTGGTACTACGACTCGACGGTCTTCGGCGTGAACGACTTCAGCGACACGACCGCCGCGACCGTCCAGAACGGTCTCCTCCGGACGTACGCGACGTGGGCAATGGCCTCGGTCGCGGCGCTCGCGCTCGCCGGATACGTCGCCTCGGGGGTCGCGCTCCCCGACTTCTCCGGGTTCGCCGTCACGATACCCCTCGCGCTCGTGTTGGGGGTCGCCATCGTCGGCGCGGTCGCGGTGTCCATCGCGCCCTCTCACATCTCGGGCGTGCTGACCCTCTCGATTCTCGGGTTCATGGTCGCGGTGTTCTACGTCCTCGCGTCGGCCCCGGACCTCGCGCTGACTCAGTTGGTCGTCGAGACGCTGCTGCTGGTCATCTTCCTGCTGGTGTTGGACAAGCTTCCGGCGTTCTACGGGAACGCGGGCCGCGGCAAGATGATTCGCGACGGCGTGCTGTCGGCGGTGGTCGGGGCGACGGTGTTCGTCACCGTGCTGGTCTCGACGGCCGCGACGCCCGACGCCCCTCTCGCGGACTACTTCAGAGACCCCGCGTTGACGGTTGACCAAGCGGGCGGTCACAACATCGTCAACGTCATCCTCGTGGACTTCCGGGCGTTCGACACGATGGGCGAAATCGCGGTGGTCGCGATGGCCGCCCTCTCGGTGCTGACGCTGGTCGCCATGCGCGAACGAGGTGAGACCCAATGA